One part of the Gemmatimonadaceae bacterium genome encodes these proteins:
- a CDS encoding HAD-IIB family hydrolase, whose product MMTESLFPSACQRVVFSDVDGTLLDRAGHYPACWPSVRQSLGDAMFVLTSSRTVEELLDVQQALGIAGPFIAENGAMLVLTHEWLDQPLGTVVTVGERLLRLVPIGTPSTQLSAIVRGAASTCGVTIDVQRGITTADLPPTSVGRAPSVTSHALARAHSILLRISGTTEQRLRFFSTLARTGLTVSHGGRWHVVQGGSSKGIAVRTLLQLIRRRASHELCVIGVGDAQNDRSLLEAVDHRFVMRGPDGTVDAALADVPGAHVPETSGIEAWSEIVDLMHPATLEGAADA is encoded by the coding sequence GGGCACTATCCCGCCTGCTGGCCGTCCGTCCGGCAATCGTTGGGCGATGCCATGTTCGTGCTGACGTCGAGCCGGACCGTGGAGGAGCTGCTCGATGTGCAGCAGGCCCTGGGCATCGCCGGGCCGTTCATTGCGGAGAACGGCGCGATGTTGGTGCTGACGCACGAGTGGCTGGACCAGCCCCTTGGCACCGTGGTGACCGTTGGAGAACGATTGCTCCGGCTCGTGCCCATCGGAACCCCCAGCACGCAACTCTCGGCGATCGTGCGCGGAGCGGCCTCGACCTGTGGTGTGACCATTGACGTGCAGCGTGGCATCACGACGGCAGACCTGCCGCCCACGTCGGTCGGCCGGGCGCCCTCGGTCACCAGCCACGCGCTCGCGCGGGCCCACTCCATCCTCCTGCGGATCAGCGGGACGACGGAGCAGCGCCTGCGCTTCTTCTCTACGCTCGCCCGCACCGGCCTGACGGTCTCGCACGGTGGACGCTGGCACGTCGTGCAAGGCGGATCGAGCAAGGGCATCGCCGTGCGCACCCTGCTGCAGCTCATCCGTCGGCGCGCCTCGCACGAGCTGTGCGTGATCGGCGTCGGCGATGCGCAGAACGACCGCTCGCTGCTCGAAGCCGTGGATCATCGCTTTGTGATGCGTGGTCCCGACGGAACCGTCGACGCGGCGCTGGCCGATGTGCCGGGCGCCCACGTTCCGGAAACTTCCGGCATCGAAGCCTGGAGCGAGATCGTCGACCTGATGCACCCTGCAACCCTGGAGGGCGCCGCCGATGCCTGA
- a CDS encoding glycosyltransferase — translation MPERRWTISVLTIPSRETYVQALVESLAAARVTRHADVSIVYNWDSPEPPSTIEQRLRRACRGVPIEVSFNTTKPTIAAGRQQQLNACKTPLICFIDDDVTVHGDLVATMERGLQAQPLGIVGVPSYVEGTPELFKPRESTPYVNHDGVRFQSVQGMLVGGYRRLFIDVGGFNQRRRYWGEWTELNLRLWRSGFPTGYVMDGAYLRHWHDAPESPTRNRSGREVDVLWGLMCTALEYDAVDITEETESFWRLVAERYLAYSFGPDVSPQSLLSAFLRLVPRLLAEWPRIAETREAARAHPFRFAPFAPFTPDEVTAVIAHASPRIATYRAEASRVPSVMATGLRRFVRLPWRALQQPA, via the coding sequence ATGCCTGAGCGACGCTGGACCATTTCCGTCCTCACGATCCCGAGCCGCGAGACGTACGTGCAGGCGCTGGTGGAGTCACTCGCCGCCGCGCGGGTGACGCGCCACGCGGATGTGAGTATCGTCTACAACTGGGACTCGCCGGAACCCCCGTCGACAATCGAGCAGCGGCTGCGCCGCGCCTGCCGCGGGGTGCCGATCGAGGTCTCGTTCAACACCACCAAACCGACGATTGCCGCTGGCCGGCAGCAGCAGCTGAACGCCTGCAAGACGCCGCTCATCTGCTTCATCGACGACGACGTCACCGTGCACGGTGACCTCGTCGCCACGATGGAGCGCGGGCTCCAGGCGCAGCCCCTGGGGATCGTGGGCGTGCCGTCCTACGTCGAGGGAACGCCCGAGCTGTTCAAGCCGAGGGAGAGCACGCCCTACGTGAACCACGATGGCGTGCGCTTCCAGTCCGTGCAGGGCATGCTCGTGGGCGGCTACCGGAGACTCTTCATCGACGTCGGTGGTTTCAACCAGCGTCGTCGGTACTGGGGCGAGTGGACCGAACTGAACCTGCGCCTGTGGCGCTCGGGATTCCCGACGGGCTACGTGATGGACGGTGCGTACCTGCGCCATTGGCACGACGCGCCCGAATCACCCACGCGGAATCGGTCCGGACGCGAGGTGGACGTGTTGTGGGGACTGATGTGCACCGCCCTCGAGTACGACGCCGTGGACATCACCGAGGAGACGGAGAGCTTCTGGCGACTCGTCGCCGAGCGCTACCTGGCATATTCGTTCGGGCCCGACGTCTCCCCTCAGTCGCTGCTGTCGGCGTTCCTGCGATTGGTGCCGCGGCTCCTGGCCGAATGGCCCCGGATCGCCGAGACGCGTGAGGCGGCCCGTGCGCACCCGTTCCGCTTTGCGCCGTTTGCGCCGTTCACGCCGGACGAAGTGACGGCCGTGATCGCCCACGCGTCGCCGCGCATCGCGACGTATCGGGCAGAAGCGAGCCGCGTGCCGAGCGTGATGGCCACGGGGCTACGCCGATTCGTGCGACTGCCCTGGCGCGCGCTCCAGCAGCCGGCGTGA
- a CDS encoding pyridoxal-phosphate dependent enzyme, with translation MRVHSWYSPTRTGSLAQEPKSSRIWQTGPSVSTPPIAVRGTCGRFRSPIRDSAPRAGVRSLNASAATISRLPTWPTTRPPWPARNTTTKCSTSPSRPTSSCWRGPTNPPSVPPWKPRCRPCAAGSSDAVRSIAPAAIAEAIGVIDPVFLATPQFEVESLGGAMGCSLTVKVETVNPIRSFKGRGAECFAATLPTDGPGLVCASAGNFGQGLAWAARRRGLVLDVFASTRANPLKIARMRALGATVHQAGDDFDASKDAARAWAEANGRRYVEDGREPAIAAGAGTIALELTRGGGTFDAWLIPLGNGAMLGGMAAWIRAHDPRAEVIGVCAAGAPSMQRSWARGAAVPTERADTIADGIAVRVPIPEAVESLMGVVDDVVLVDDETTLAAMRDLRRALGLLVEPAGAVGVAALAADRPRFAGRRVVTVLCGSNVTDEQVRSWDLHA, from the coding sequence ATGCGCGTGCACTCGTGGTACTCGCCAACGCGTACTGGCTCCTTGGCACAGGAACCGAAGTCGTCGAGGATCTGGCAAACCGGGCCATCGGTATCGACCCCGCCAATCGCGGTGCGTGGCACCTGTGGGCGCTTTCGGAGTCCGATCCGCGACAGCGCACCACGCGCTGGCGTCAGGTCACTGAACGCTTCAGCGGCGACGATCTCGCGCTTGCCAACCTGGCCGACAACGCGGCCGCCGTGGCCGGCGCGGAACACGACTACGAAATGCTCGACCTCTCCGTCGCGGCCTACGAGCAGTTGCTGGCGCGGGCCGACGAACCCGCCCAGCGTACCGCCGTGGAAACCGCGCTGCAGGCCCTGCGCGGCTGGAAGTTCTGACGCGGTGCGCTCGATCGCGCCCGCCGCGATCGCCGAGGCGATCGGCGTCATCGACCCGGTGTTTCTCGCCACGCCGCAGTTCGAGGTGGAGTCGTTAGGTGGGGCGATGGGATGTTCGCTCACCGTGAAGGTCGAGACGGTGAACCCGATTCGATCATTCAAGGGTCGAGGTGCGGAGTGCTTTGCTGCCACCTTGCCCACCGACGGCCCGGGCCTCGTGTGCGCGTCGGCCGGGAACTTCGGACAGGGTCTCGCGTGGGCGGCCCGCCGCCGCGGGCTGGTGCTCGACGTGTTTGCGTCCACGCGAGCCAACCCGCTCAAGATCGCACGTATGCGCGCACTCGGCGCGACCGTGCACCAGGCCGGCGATGATTTCGATGCCTCCAAGGATGCCGCACGCGCCTGGGCCGAAGCCAACGGCCGCCGCTACGTGGAGGACGGCCGCGAGCCCGCGATCGCGGCCGGCGCCGGCACCATCGCCCTCGAGCTCACCAGGGGCGGAGGCACCTTCGACGCGTGGCTCATCCCGCTCGGCAATGGCGCCATGCTCGGCGGTATGGCGGCGTGGATCCGTGCACACGATCCGCGCGCCGAGGTGATTGGTGTGTGCGCGGCAGGCGCCCCGTCCATGCAACGATCGTGGGCCCGCGGCGCCGCCGTTCCCACCGAACGCGCGGACACCATTGCCGACGGCATCGCAGTGCGCGTGCCGATCCCCGAGGCGGTGGAGAGCCTGATGGGCGTGGTCGACGACGTCGTGCTCGTGGATGACGAGACCACGCTCGCCGCCATGCGCGATCTTCGGCGTGCGCTTGGGCTCCTGGTGGAGCCCGCCGGCGCCGTGGGTGTGGCGGCGCTGGCTGCCGATCGCCCGCGATTCGCCGGGCGCCGCGTCGTGACCGTGCTGTGCGGCAGCAATGTCACCGACGAGCAGGTCCGCTCCTGGGACCTGCACGCCTGA
- the rho gene encoding transcription termination factor Rho: MPERRRPHRRSRRSYKRPPNADPNSEPNPYRDGETDETAENTTTAEAVSDAIGETGGDGGGGEVVAEAPPPAEIQPGNVAPAGPQGGSPPNHHQRQDFPRNDGDYQQRNGRRNRRHRGRRGRDNQQTPQVPVVADGETTGWFDTNREGGFVRRANNSYLNENGDAWVPPHLMRQAGLRRGDTVTCSTGRDHRGRVVCVDVLTINGVEVANFARRPDFSALTATYPDRRITLETGRPAKAGPELTRRAIDLMSPIGFGQRALIVAPARAGKTMLLHAITEGIALNHPEAVLLILLVDERPEEVSEAISWGVGEVVSSSFDQPAQRHVEVCEIVLEHARRQVEMGKDVVIVLDSLTRMARAHNTAERGSGRTMSGGLDTTAMAKPKAFFGSARCVAPKDGGGSLTIIATALVETGSRMDDVIFEEFKGTGNCEIKLDRSLSEKRIFPAFDIAASGTRREEKLYKTDQLDAIYTLRRGLQQMPPQAAMEWMIKRIAATPNNDAFLSGL; the protein is encoded by the coding sequence ATGCCTGAACGCCGACGTCCGCACCGTCGCAGCCGACGGTCGTACAAGCGCCCGCCGAACGCCGATCCGAACAGCGAGCCCAACCCGTATCGCGACGGCGAGACCGACGAGACGGCGGAGAACACCACCACCGCGGAGGCCGTGAGCGACGCGATTGGTGAGACCGGAGGCGACGGTGGCGGGGGCGAGGTCGTAGCGGAAGCGCCGCCGCCCGCCGAGATCCAACCGGGAAATGTCGCGCCCGCGGGACCGCAGGGCGGTTCCCCACCGAACCACCACCAGCGTCAGGACTTCCCGCGAAACGACGGCGACTACCAGCAACGCAACGGTCGGCGCAATCGGCGGCACCGCGGTCGCCGCGGCCGCGACAACCAGCAGACACCGCAGGTTCCTGTCGTCGCCGACGGCGAGACCACCGGCTGGTTCGATACGAATCGCGAGGGCGGCTTCGTCCGCCGAGCCAACAACAGTTACCTCAACGAGAACGGCGACGCCTGGGTGCCGCCGCACCTCATGCGGCAGGCCGGGTTGCGACGTGGCGACACGGTCACCTGCTCCACCGGGCGCGACCATCGCGGCCGCGTGGTGTGCGTGGACGTGCTGACGATCAACGGCGTGGAGGTCGCGAACTTTGCCCGCCGCCCGGACTTCTCCGCACTCACCGCCACGTATCCCGACCGGCGCATCACGCTGGAGACGGGGCGCCCGGCCAAGGCCGGTCCCGAGCTCACTCGCCGCGCGATCGACCTCATGTCGCCGATCGGCTTCGGACAGCGCGCCCTGATCGTCGCGCCGGCTCGCGCCGGCAAGACGATGTTGCTGCACGCGATCACCGAGGGCATCGCACTCAATCACCCCGAGGCCGTCCTGTTGATCCTGCTCGTGGATGAGCGGCCAGAGGAAGTGAGCGAAGCGATCTCCTGGGGCGTGGGCGAAGTCGTGTCCTCGAGCTTCGACCAGCCGGCACAGCGCCACGTCGAGGTCTGCGAGATCGTACTCGAACACGCGCGTCGCCAGGTGGAGATGGGCAAGGACGTGGTGATCGTGCTCGACTCGCTCACGCGCATGGCACGAGCGCACAACACCGCGGAGCGTGGCTCCGGCCGCACGATGTCGGGCGGACTCGACACGACGGCCATGGCCAAGCCCAAGGCCTTCTTTGGTTCGGCGCGCTGCGTCGCACCCAAGGACGGCGGCGGCAGCCTCACGATCATCGCGACGGCCCTCGTCGAAACCGGCTCGCGCATGGACGACGTGATCTTCGAGGAGTTCAAAGGCACGGGCAACTGCGAGATCAAGCTCGATCGGTCGCTGTCGGAGAAGCGCATCTTCCCGGCGTTCGACATCGCGGCCAGCGGAACGCGGCGCGAAGAGAAGCTCTACAAGACAGATCAGCTCGACGCGATCTACACGCTGCGTCGCGGGCTGCAGCAGATGCCGCCG